DNA from Blastocatellia bacterium:
GTGTAATCCACTTGAAGGATGCCGTTCTTTTTGACGATGCCTAACAACAGCAAGACGCCGAGCGCGCTCCACAGGTTCAAGGTGCGCCCCGTCAGCCACAGCGAAAGGAGCGCGAACGGAATCGATAGCGGCAGGCTCAACATGATGGTGAACGGATGCAGGAAGCTCTCGAACTGCGCCGCCAGCACCATGTACATGAAGATGGATGCCAGCAGAAAAGCGATGATCAGGTTCGTCGTCGTCTCGTCCAACACCTTCACCGAGCCGAGAAAGCGGTACGAGAAACCCGGCGGCAGGCCGACGCCTTTGATGATCTCTGTGGTCGCGCGCGCCGCCTGGTCAAGCGGAAAGTCGGGCGCGTTGTTGGCGTTCACCGTCACCTGAAACTGGCGGTTGAAGCGTTCGATGCGCGACGGGCCGAGCCCTTTCTCAATCGTTGCGAGACTGTCTAAGCGAACCTGCCCGACCTTCGTCGAGGGAATCATCAAGCGCGCCAGCACCTCGCGGTCGCGCTGCTGTTCGGGCAGTAGCTGCATGGTCACGTCGTACTGTTCGTCGCCTTCTTTGTAGACTGAGATTTGATCTTCGCCCGAAATCATCAAGCGCACGGCGCTCGCCACGTCCGAGGCGCGCACCCCTAAGTCCGAGGCGCGCTGGCGGTCAATCTTCACCTGTAGCTCAGGGTTGTTGAGGCTCAAGGTCGGCTCGACGTCGAGCAGCCCAGGCACCTGGTGCATGCGGTCGGCGATCTGCTTCGACAGGTCGGCGGCTTTTTGAAAGTCGGGGCCGAGAATCAGCGCGCGAATCGGGAAGAAGGTCTCGCCGCCGCCGAGCGCCGACGGGATGACGACCTTGTAACGCAGGTTGCGGTACTCCGCGCAAATCTTGCGGAGCCTGGCCGCCACATCCAGGTTGGTCGCCTTGCGTTTGGACACATCAACCAGGCGCACGTAGATGTGATTGTGGCTCGACAGCCCTTCGTGGATGAACGGGTTGACGAACTCGACTTCGGGTATCTCGGCTTTGAAGCGGTCGCTGATCTCGACGGCCATCTTCGAGGTGCCTTCAATCGAAGTGCCTTCGGGCCAGTTCATCGAAACCGTCAACTCGCCCTGGTCATCGGGCGGAATCCAATCGCGCCCGACCATCGCATTGAGCGGGAAGGTCAAGGCGAAAGTCGCAAGCGCCACCGTGATGACGACCATGCGGTGATTGAGCGACCACACCAGCATGCGCCCGTAGACGCGGTCTACCCAGGCGAAGAAGCGTGAATCCTTCGAGGTGTGGCCAGGCGCTTCGGCTTCAGGGGACGCGGCTACGGTTTCGGCGGCGGCAACCGGCGCGTCGCTCGCGGCTTCATCGCGCTTGCCCTGCAAACGGCGCAGCATGCGCGAGCTGAGCATCGGCGTCAGCGTGAACGACACCAGCATCGACACCATAATCGAGAAGGCCATCGTCCAGCCGAACTGATTGACGTAGCGCCGCGCGTAGCCGTTCATAAAGGCGATGGGCACAAAGATGATGACCAGCGAGATGGTCGTCGCAATCACCGCCAGGGTAATCTCTTTGGTCGCCACGATGGCCGCCTCTTTCGGCTCAAAGCGTTTTTCTTCGATGTAGCGGACGATGTTTTCCAGCACGACGATGGCGTCATCAATCACGATGCCGACGGCCAGGGTCAGCGCCAGCAACGTCATGTTGTTCAGCGTGAAGTCCATCGCCTTGAGCAGCGTGAAGGTCGCAATGATCGAAGTCGGGATCGCCACCGCCGCAATCAACACCGAGCGGAAGCTACGGATGAAAAACAGCACGACCAGAGAGGCCAGCAACGAGCCGAACAGCAGATGCTCTTCGAGCGAAGCGACCGAGGCGTTGATGAATTCGGACTGGTCGCGGATGATGCGGATGGTGACGCCCGTGGGGAGTGACTTCTGAATGTCTGCGAGCTTGCGCTTAACGGCGCTGATGATCTTGACGGTGTTGGTGCCCGACTGGCGGCGCACGTCGAGGGTGACGGCCTGCTTGCCTTCGATCTGGTTCCAGGTGCGCGGCTCGGCAAAGCTGTCTTCGACGCGGCCCACGTCGTTCACCCGAATCGGCGCGCCGTCGACGTTGGCAACGATGACATCGCCGAACTGCGAGATGGCGTCAATGCGCCCGAGGGTGCGGATGCCCATCTCGGATTCGCCGCGGATAATGCGCCCGCCGGGAATCTCGATGTTCTCGTTCTGCACGGCGCGCTGCACCTGATTGATCGTCAGGCCGTGGGCGTTCAGCTTTTCAGCGTCGAGATAAAGCCGGATCTGCCGCTCGCGCGCGCCGGTGAGACTGACTTCGCCGACGCCGTCTACGGTTTCGAGCACGCGCTTGATCTGCTTGTCGGCAATTTCGCTGGTCTCGCGCAGGCTGCGGTCGCCGGCAACAACCAGTGAGATGACCGGATCGGCGTCGGGGTCGGCTTTTTGAATGATGGGCGGCAGGATGTTAGGCGGCAGTTGACGCAGCGCCCCTGCAACCTTTTCGCGGACGTCCTGCGCGGCGCTTTCGATCTCGCGTTCGAGAACGAACTTGCATTGAATGCGGGCGCTGCCTTCGGTCGCCGTCGAACTCAGCTCGTCGAGGCCGCTGATCGTGCTGACCGCTTCTTCAAGCGGCAAGACGACCTGCGTGGTGACCTCTTCGCTGGTCGCGCCGGGCAAGCGCATGTTGACGGTGACGGTCGCCGGGTCGGCTTTCGGGAACAGGTCAACCCCGAGGTCGCGGAACGAGAAGACGCCAAGCACGACCAGAAAGGTAATCAACATCACGGCGAAGACCGGACGCTTGACGCACAATTCAGCAAGTGACATCGTTCGACCCCATTTAAGACAGGCAGGCTACGGGACGATTTCGACGGTGGCGCCGTCTTTCAGCTCCTGGCCCTTCGCCGGCAGCGCAATCCGCTCGCCTTCGCTCAATCCCTCGGTGATCTCAACCTCATCGCCGGCGCGCTCGCCGAGCTTCACCTCTTTCTCTTTGAGCGTGTTGCCTTCGATGACGAAGAGCTTGTAAACGCCGTAGACGTACAGCAGCGCATCCTGCGGCACGAACAGCGAGTTGGCGACGTAGCTCGACGGGATCGTCGCCTTGACGAAGAAGCCCGGCTTCAGCGCGTTGTCGTGGTTCTCGATCAAGGCTTCGACTTCAAAGGCGCGCGTCTGTTGATCCACCGAAGGATTGATGCGGGTGATCTTCCCCTTGAAGGCGCGGTCGGCGTAGGCCTCGACGGTGACCGTCACCTCCTGGCCTTCGTGAACCCAGGCGGCCATCTTTTCGGGAACTTTCAAACGCACGCGCAGCGGGTCGATGTTGACGATGACCATCACCGGCGTCTGCACTTTCAGGTACTGGCCCTGTGTGACGCTACGCTCTTTGACCTGGCCGGCGAACGGCGCGCGGATCGTCGAATCGCTCAGCTTCTTCTGCGCCAAGCGCGTCGAGGCGCGCGAGCCTGCGAGCTGCGCACGCATATTCTCGACGCCCTGAACCGCCAGGTCGTAAGCGGCGCGCGCCGCGTTGTAGCGGGATTCGGCTTCGTCATAATTCTGGCGCGGCAGCACGCCCTGTTCATAGAGCGCCTTGGCGCGGCGGTATTTCTGTTCGGCGTCGGCCAGGTCGGCGGCAGCGCGCTTGACTTCAGCGGCGGCGCGCATATCTTTCAGATCGTCGTTCTCGTCGTTGATGCCGAGACGCGCCCGCGCCTGCCGCAAAGCGGCGCGTTGCTGTTCTAAAGCCAGCTCCAACTCGGCGGGCGCGACCTTGACGATGGGCTGGCCTGCGCCGACGCGGTCGCCGACGTCTGCGAGAACGCGCTCGACCCGGCCTTCGACTTCCGAGCTGACCGTGACCTCTTCATAAGCGAACAGCGAACCGACCGACTCGATATTGCGGCGAATCGGCTTCATCGCGATGGCGAGGGCGCGGACGCTGACCAGGCGCGCGGCGCTGGCGCTTTCGATGGTCTTGCCTGACGACGACTTTGAGCAGGCGGCGGAGGCGACGGCCGCCATCGTAATGAAGATGACGATCAGCGCGCGGCGGGCGCTGCCGCGGGGCAGTCGCGTAGCGGCGGTCTGAAATCCACGACCGGGCATAAGCTTCCTTTCCAAATGGCTGCGAGTGCTAAGAACCGAATCGGCAAAGATCATACATCAACCGGCCATAGATTGCGAAGCCTGCGCCTTCACCGCCAACCATTATATGTTTGCGCGGTTGCAGCCGCCTGGCCGAATGGCCTCAAAGCGTCTGCGCCGCGCACGTGGCGAGGGTTGTAGAGTCTCGCTATGCCACTAAATGACGGTCCGGGTTACGGGCGCTGATCGGCGCGGGCGAGGAAGGTTCTTAATGGGTAGTCGGATGCGGAGCAATCGGTTCATCTGCCGCTACTACAAATCAGCTTTGATTTCTCACGGCCTCATCAACACTTCTTGGTTCTGTCGCAGAATACCACCCCAAAACGCTCAATCGTCACATACCCGGCGTTTCTATAAAGCGACTGTTCCCAACCCTTGTTTTTGTCGGCAAGGAAGCAGACGTTGGCCGAGTCCTTGCGCAGGCGCTCGCTCACCTGGCTGAGGAATCTTACGCCGTACCCTTTGCGGCGCTCTTCGGGGCGTACCCACAGGCTCTCCAGATAAGCCACCTCGGGCGTTAACGTGATGACGTCGAGCTTCACGATCAGCCTGCCCCGCTCGACCCATACCCAGGTGCGACCGCGCCCGATGCGCCGCGCACAACGGCTTGTAAAGCCTGCGGCGTCCAGCGCCAGACTGTCGACGCCGATCTCCTCGATGCCACACTGATTATTTGCCCACACGACTTCATCCAGGTCACCGGGTGTGGCTGGGCGCACGTCGGGCAGAGGCGCAAGGGCGGGGTTGGCGGGCGCGCCGCGGAAGTCGAATAAGTTGTAGCAGTCCATCGCCTTGTGATTGTCAAGCGAGTCCGCGTAACACTCGACGAAACGTAACATCTGCGGCTCAGGAGCAAGCAGGAGGAAAGGATTTGCCGTCGCCTTCGCCAACTCGCTGAAGGACGCGATGGCCCCGTCGCTGCGGGCGTCGAGCACGGTGTTATGGCCGATCAAGGCGACGCCTTCGATCTGATTCCGAGCGCCGCGGTAGGCGTGAAAGTCGCCCCGGTTGTGCGGGCTGACCAATCCGTTATCCGTGATCATTCCGAGCAGCCCGAAGGTCTGTAGCGGGCGCTGGGCGAGGAAGCGGCGCACTTCCGGCTCGTCCCGCCCGGTCAGGCGCTGGGCGCAGGGTCGCGGGGCGGGCCGGCAGCAGCTCTTGGCGACTTCCATATAGGTTTGGGCTGGGGCTAACGTATGCACAGTTTCTCCTGTTACATTGGCGTCGGTTTCGGCAGCCGGGCACGTGACGGGCACGGCCGCGCTACTGCATACACGACGTATCATCGCCATTTACCATCACGAAAGCCTGGTAAGAGTTGCTCAGCAGAAAACCGTTGCTCAACAAAAAGCCATTGCTAAGCAGGAAGCCGTCGCTATAGATCGTGCCGTTGCTGAGCAGGAAGCCGTCCGGCAGCATCGTGCCGTTGCTGAGTAGGAAACCGTTGCTGAGGAAGATATTGCCATTGCCCAGCGGGTAGCCGTTGCTGGTCAGGATCGAATCGCCGACCGCACAGCCATTTGTCACCTGTGTGGCGTTCGACAGCAGGAATCCATTACTGAGCAGAAAGCCGTTGCTCAGCAAGAAGCCCTGCCCGTACATGAGCTGGTACCGGGTAATCAGCTCGGTGCCGGTCATGTAGCTGTAGTTGCCGATGATCCCCTGCGCCCAGGTGAAGGTCGAGCCGGCAATCGTCGTCTGTGGCACGGGCGGCGTCGCAACGGTCAGCAGCGGGTCGCCGAGCGGCGTCTGCGCCGTCAGGTCGGTACGCACCAGCTTGGCCAGTCTG
Protein-coding regions in this window:
- a CDS encoding efflux RND transporter periplasmic adaptor subunit, giving the protein MPGRGFQTAATRLPRGSARRALIVIFITMAAVASAACSKSSSGKTIESASAARLVSVRALAIAMKPIRRNIESVGSLFAYEEVTVSSEVEGRVERVLADVGDRVGAGQPIVKVAPAELELALEQQRAALRQARARLGINDENDDLKDMRAAAEVKRAAADLADAEQKYRRAKALYEQGVLPRQNYDEAESRYNAARAAYDLAVQGVENMRAQLAGSRASTRLAQKKLSDSTIRAPFAGQVKERSVTQGQYLKVQTPVMVIVNIDPLRVRLKVPEKMAAWVHEGQEVTVTVEAYADRAFKGKITRINPSVDQQTRAFEVEALIENHDNALKPGFFVKATIPSSYVANSLFVPQDALLYVYGVYKLFVIEGNTLKEKEVKLGERAGDEVEITEGLSEGERIALPAKGQELKDGATVEIVP
- a CDS encoding efflux RND transporter permease subunit; the protein is MSLAELCVKRPVFAVMLITFLVVLGVFSFRDLGVDLFPKADPATVTVNMRLPGATSEEVTTQVVLPLEEAVSTISGLDELSSTATEGSARIQCKFVLEREIESAAQDVREKVAGALRQLPPNILPPIIQKADPDADPVISLVVAGDRSLRETSEIADKQIKRVLETVDGVGEVSLTGARERQIRLYLDAEKLNAHGLTINQVQRAVQNENIEIPGGRIIRGESEMGIRTLGRIDAISQFGDVIVANVDGAPIRVNDVGRVEDSFAEPRTWNQIEGKQAVTLDVRRQSGTNTVKIISAVKRKLADIQKSLPTGVTIRIIRDQSEFINASVASLEEHLLFGSLLASLVVLFFIRSFRSVLIAAVAIPTSIIATFTLLKAMDFTLNNMTLLALTLAVGIVIDDAIVVLENIVRYIEEKRFEPKEAAIVATKEITLAVIATTISLVIIFVPIAFMNGYARRYVNQFGWTMAFSIMVSMLVSFTLTPMLSSRMLRRLQGKRDEAASDAPVAAAETVAASPEAEAPGHTSKDSRFFAWVDRVYGRMLVWSLNHRMVVITVALATFALTFPLNAMVGRDWIPPDDQGELTVSMNWPEGTSIEGTSKMAVEISDRFKAEIPEVEFVNPFIHEGLSSHNHIYVRLVDVSKRKATNLDVAARLRKICAEYRNLRYKVVIPSALGGGETFFPIRALILGPDFQKAADLSKQIADRMHQVPGLLDVEPTLSLNNPELQVKIDRQRASDLGVRASDVASAVRLMISGEDQISVYKEGDEQYDVTMQLLPEQQRDREVLARLMIPSTKVGQVRLDSLATIEKGLGPSRIERFNRQFQVTVNANNAPDFPLDQAARATTEIIKGVGLPPGFSYRFLGSVKVLDETTTNLIIAFLLASIFMYMVLAAQFESFLHPFTIMLSLPLSIPFALLSLWLTGRTLNLWSALGVLLLLGIVKKNGILQVDYTNKLRSEGVELREAILRANHVRLRPILMTTFSIVAGLIPTAIGIGAGSAQRSAIAVTIIGGQSLCLLLTLLVTPVAYSIFGEMEERKVFRSARARLSRVKVAATRLFTFLIR
- a CDS encoding GNAT family N-acetyltransferase → MHTLAPAQTYMEVAKSCCRPAPRPCAQRLTGRDEPEVRRFLAQRPLQTFGLLGMITDNGLVSPHNRGDFHAYRGARNQIEGVALIGHNTVLDARSDGAIASFSELAKATANPFLLLAPEPQMLRFVECYADSLDNHKAMDCYNLFDFRGAPANPALAPLPDVRPATPGDLDEVVWANNQCGIEEIGVDSLALDAAGFTSRCARRIGRGRTWVWVERGRLIVKLDVITLTPEVAYLESLWVRPEERRKGYGVRFLSQVSERLRKDSANVCFLADKNKGWEQSLYRNAGYVTIERFGVVFCDRTKKC